A region from the Chitinophaga sp. Cy-1792 genome encodes:
- a CDS encoding glycosylase, translated as MKKISIFIIIVLLGSKVFAQEKEVPAAVMQDIYEQVKTPYKYGLVIAPDGGRKADCPSVFRKGKYWYMTYIIFDGRGYETWLAKSANLLEWKPLGRVLPFSDSTGHDWDKNQKAGYIALQDYTWGGSYELQSYQGKYWMSYIGGDESGYESGPLAIGMAYTNKDITVPHIWQRTDHPVLTATDKDVRWWENKKLFKSCIIRDDSKTTGHPFVMYYNANGDTSGNKPKYRWFERIGMAVSDDMLHWQRYETDPVMSHPVGLTADPVIQQIGKVWVMFYFGAFWDKRKDAFNRFAASYDLVHWTDWSGPDLVKPGADFDQKYAHKSFVVKHKGVVYHFYCAVDGKDNRGIAVAVSQDMGSSRVSFSAGK; from the coding sequence ATGAAGAAAATAAGCATTTTTATAATAATTGTATTGCTAGGCAGCAAGGTGTTCGCTCAGGAAAAGGAGGTGCCGGCGGCTGTGATGCAGGATATCTACGAACAGGTGAAAACGCCTTATAAATACGGGCTGGTAATTGCCCCTGACGGCGGCCGCAAGGCGGATTGTCCTTCTGTATTCAGAAAAGGGAAATACTGGTACATGACCTATATCATTTTCGATGGCAGGGGATATGAAACGTGGCTGGCGAAAAGTGCGAATCTGCTGGAATGGAAACCGCTCGGTCGGGTGCTGCCTTTCTCTGACAGCACCGGCCACGACTGGGATAAAAACCAAAAGGCAGGCTATATTGCCCTGCAGGATTATACCTGGGGCGGTTCGTATGAACTACAGTCCTATCAGGGAAAATATTGGATGAGTTATATCGGCGGTGATGAAAGCGGCTACGAATCCGGGCCGCTGGCTATCGGTATGGCCTATACGAATAAGGATATAACGGTGCCGCATATATGGCAGCGAACAGACCATCCGGTTTTAACCGCCACAGACAAGGATGTTCGCTGGTGGGAGAATAAAAAGCTCTTTAAATCCTGTATTATCCGGGACGACAGTAAAACAACCGGTCATCCTTTTGTGATGTATTACAATGCCAATGGCGATACCAGCGGCAACAAGCCTAAATACCGCTGGTTTGAACGTATAGGCATGGCCGTATCCGATGATATGCTGCACTGGCAACGTTATGAAACGGATCCGGTGATGAGCCATCCTGTGGGACTTACCGCCGATCCGGTGATCCAGCAGATAGGAAAGGTATGGGTGATGTTTTATTTCGGGGCTTTCTGGGATAAGCGTAAAGATGCCTTTAACCGCTTTGCTGCCAGCTATGACCTGGTACATTGGACCGATTGGTCGGGCCCGGACCTGGTAAAGCCGGGGGCTGATTTTGATCAGAAATATGCACATAAAAGCTTTGTGGTAAAGCATAAGGGGGTAGTATATCATTTTTATTGTGCGGTAGATGGTAAAGACAACAGAGGGATTGCAGTGGCTGTATCGCAGGATATGGGCAGCAGCAGGGTGTCTTTCAGTGCCGGTAAATAA
- a CDS encoding glycosyl hydrolase: MKYFFRWIICLVVGIPAYAQQQTVKQAFFYPGAEAKPWLLWYWMHAAVSKEGIRADLAAMKQAGIGGAYLVTIQDTSAAVDFGPVARQLSPEWFALVHYAMQEASRLGLQLGMHLSDGFSCAGGPWISPEESMQQVVWTKNYISPATTAIKLEQPLTREGFYKDIAVYAYPLKEAPSVIKPAVTTSTGTSADFLTLPGNRQSFKSESDCWIQYSYQQPFTVRSVQIETGSNNYPAQRLILQSSDNGANFRTVIKFTAARHGWKDNVQGYTYSVPATTAKYFRLVYEKAGAEPGAEDLDAAKWKPTLKVTGIFLNEEAAINGYEGKNGSIWRSSPITTATQVTDTDAIPLANILTLTDKLSLDGTLRWKAPPGHWMIVRIGHTSTGEVNYTGGAGKGLECDKFSAAAINKQFDNWFAKIIENTDPALANQVLKVLYVDSWECGSQNWTDRFPTEFRQRRGYDLMPYLPLMAGIPVESAAVSEKVLHDVRQTIADLISEVFFKTLAARAHEKGCRFSTESVAPVMMGDGILHYKYSDIPMGEFWNNSPTHDKPNDMQDAISGAHLYGKNIVQAEAFTTLRMDWNEHPGALKITGDRNLALGVNRMVMHVFAHNPWLNKRPGMTLDGVGLYYQRDQTWFKQSKAWIDYITRCQSLLQLGHPVTDIAVFTGEELPRRSLTPDRLVNTFPEIFGEARVESEKQRLANKGQPMRSIPEGVTHSANMADPEKWIDALHGYAYDSFNPDALLQMTVKNGRVVLPGGGAYWQLVFPQRHPLMPDAGRWSVPVAQKLLQLAKAGANILLDTSMVQGIGLKDDDIILQQLFKEIWQQENVHPLSAAAAVLEGLKDVNVRDSAGAIAWTHRSTAKEEVYFLSNQTAYTQKADIRFRWEGTPTVLDPITGEMYMPGTVISLPMGTRFTVTLAPAQSLFVVFSHDTLTTKIKYDKKVVEQQLQPIAGPWQLQFDTANGGPAAPLLLDSLISWTQFPDQAVKYYSGTAVYRSNFNIATTHQKKQIHLCIDSIFNIVKVTINGIDCGTRWTPPYELDITKAIKPGTNKIEMTVTNTWHNRLIGDHYLPENKRITYTTAPYRFKDETLAPAGITGNVQLKIE; this comes from the coding sequence ATGAAGTATTTTTTCAGATGGATAATTTGTCTGGTTGTTGGTATACCTGCCTATGCGCAGCAACAGACCGTGAAACAAGCCTTTTTTTATCCAGGGGCCGAAGCAAAGCCTTGGTTGTTATGGTACTGGATGCATGCCGCCGTTTCAAAGGAAGGTATCCGTGCCGACCTGGCAGCCATGAAGCAGGCGGGGATTGGTGGCGCCTACCTGGTAACTATCCAGGATACCAGCGCAGCTGTGGATTTTGGCCCGGTGGCAAGGCAGCTGAGCCCGGAATGGTTTGCATTGGTACATTATGCCATGCAGGAAGCCAGTCGCCTGGGACTGCAACTGGGAATGCACCTTAGCGATGGCTTCTCCTGTGCCGGCGGCCCGTGGATTAGCCCGGAGGAATCAATGCAGCAGGTGGTATGGACAAAAAACTATATCTCTCCCGCAACTACTGCTATTAAGCTGGAGCAACCGCTTACGCGGGAAGGATTTTATAAAGATATTGCCGTATATGCTTACCCGTTAAAAGAAGCACCGTCTGTTATAAAACCAGCCGTAACCACCAGCACGGGTACCAGCGCTGATTTTCTCACCCTTCCAGGAAATAGGCAAAGCTTTAAATCTGAAAGCGATTGCTGGATACAATACAGCTACCAGCAGCCTTTTACCGTAAGGTCAGTACAGATCGAAACCGGTAGTAACAACTATCCGGCACAGCGGCTGATACTGCAAAGCAGCGATAACGGCGCAAACTTCCGTACGGTAATTAAGTTTACCGCGGCGCGCCATGGCTGGAAGGATAACGTACAGGGATATACGTACAGCGTACCTGCCACCACAGCAAAATATTTCCGGCTGGTATATGAAAAGGCAGGAGCGGAGCCCGGCGCCGAAGACCTCGACGCAGCGAAGTGGAAGCCCACGCTGAAAGTAACCGGCATCTTCCTGAACGAAGAAGCTGCCATCAATGGCTATGAAGGAAAAAACGGGAGCATCTGGCGTTCATCTCCCATAACGACTGCTACACAGGTAACCGATACAGATGCTATCCCCCTTGCAAACATCCTAACGCTGACGGATAAACTGAGTCTGGATGGAACACTTCGCTGGAAAGCGCCGCCGGGCCACTGGATGATAGTACGTATAGGGCATACCTCCACAGGAGAAGTGAACTATACCGGTGGCGCCGGCAAGGGACTGGAATGTGATAAGTTCAGCGCCGCAGCCATCAACAAGCAATTTGATAACTGGTTTGCAAAAATAATTGAAAATACCGATCCGGCTTTGGCGAACCAGGTGCTGAAGGTGTTGTATGTAGACAGCTGGGAGTGCGGTAGTCAGAACTGGACCGATCGGTTTCCGACGGAATTCCGGCAGCGCCGCGGCTATGATCTGATGCCTTACCTGCCACTGATGGCAGGCATTCCTGTTGAAAGCGCTGCTGTATCTGAAAAGGTATTGCATGATGTCCGGCAAACGATTGCTGACCTGATCAGTGAAGTCTTCTTTAAAACACTGGCAGCAAGGGCACATGAAAAAGGATGTCGGTTCAGCACGGAAAGCGTTGCCCCGGTGATGATGGGCGACGGCATACTGCACTATAAATATTCGGATATCCCTATGGGTGAGTTCTGGAATAACAGTCCTACCCACGATAAACCCAATGATATGCAGGATGCTATCAGCGGTGCACATCTCTATGGTAAAAATATTGTACAGGCAGAAGCCTTTACCACGCTGCGCATGGACTGGAACGAACATCCGGGGGCGTTAAAAATCACTGGCGACCGTAACCTGGCCCTGGGCGTGAACCGCATGGTGATGCATGTATTTGCACATAACCCCTGGCTTAACAAGCGCCCCGGCATGACGCTGGATGGTGTTGGGCTGTACTATCAGCGCGACCAGACCTGGTTTAAGCAAAGCAAAGCCTGGATTGACTATATCACCCGTTGTCAGTCGCTATTACAGCTGGGACATCCGGTAACAGACATCGCGGTATTTACAGGTGAGGAGCTGCCACGCCGCTCGCTGACGCCCGATAGGCTGGTGAATACGTTCCCGGAGATTTTTGGGGAGGCGCGTGTGGAAAGTGAAAAACAGCGACTAGCGAATAAAGGGCAGCCTATGCGCAGTATTCCGGAAGGGGTTACGCATTCCGCCAACATGGCCGATCCGGAGAAATGGATAGACGCCCTGCATGGCTATGCCTATGATAGCTTCAATCCCGATGCATTGCTGCAAATGACAGTAAAGAATGGCCGGGTGGTATTGCCTGGTGGTGGTGCCTACTGGCAGCTGGTTTTCCCGCAGCGGCATCCCTTAATGCCGGATGCAGGCCGCTGGTCGGTGCCGGTGGCGCAGAAGCTGTTGCAGCTGGCAAAGGCAGGCGCTAATATCCTGCTGGACACCAGTATGGTACAGGGGATAGGGTTGAAAGATGATGATATTATACTGCAACAGCTATTTAAAGAGATCTGGCAACAGGAAAATGTGCATCCATTGTCTGCCGCCGCTGCTGTACTGGAAGGGTTGAAGGATGTGAATGTCCGCGATTCCGCAGGGGCTATTGCCTGGACCCATCGCAGTACCGCAAAGGAGGAAGTCTATTTCCTAAGTAACCAGACTGCCTATACGCAAAAGGCCGATATTCGCTTCAGGTGGGAAGGGACGCCTACTGTGCTGGACCCTATTACCGGAGAAATGTACATGCCCGGGACTGTTATCAGCCTCCCGATGGGGACCCGCTTTACTGTTACGCTGGCACCGGCGCAGTCGCTTTTTGTTGTTTTTTCCCACGATACCCTGACCACAAAAATAAAGTACGACAAAAAAGTAGTGGAGCAACAACTGCAGCCAATAGCCGGCCCATGGCAACTGCAATTTGATACTGCCAATGGTGGCCCGGCAGCTCCGCTGCTACTGGATTCCCTCATCAGCTGGACACAATTCCCTGATCAGGCAGTAAAATACTATTCGGGTACAGCAGTATATCGAAGTAATTTCAACATCGCTACAACTCATCAAAAAAAACAAATTCATCTCTGTATAGACAGTATATTTAATATTGTCAAAGTGACAATTAATGGAATAGATTGTGGTACCCGCTGGACGCCGCCATATGAATTAGATATTACGAAGGCAATTAAACCGGGGACGAATAAAATAGAGATGACGGTTACCAATACCTGGCATAACAGGTTAATCGGCGATCATTATCTCCCGGAAAATAAGCGTATCACCTATACCACCGCGCCTTACCGCTTTAAAGATGAAACGCTGGCGCCGGCAGGTATTACCGGAAATGTACAATTGAAGATAGAATGA
- a CDS encoding DUF5703 domain-containing protein: MKLFTLKYWLLLVLCGLCNAASAQWRQDYDITWNTPSENAAASMPCGGGDIGMNIWVEKNDLMVYVARSGSFDENNGMLKSGRLRIRLSPNPFAGKVFQQQLHLREGYVTVTGISNGVRASVKIWADVMQPVAHFEVNTDKPVAVTAAYESWRYQDRIVAPRENFGNSWKWAAPKNNIIRKDSISFTTNGVRFCHHNTATTIFDATVAQQGMDAVKDSLYNPLAYLAAGGCFYGKNFVPSGTYDGVYANTDFRGWKLSSRKPATSHQLTLALATLQTKDIRRWEQQLAALIVKADDKDIIARNMAWWRAFRSNSYIETLQANTFEIGRNYQLFRYMLACNANGEWPTKFNGGLFTVDPVYTDTAMKLTPDYRNWGGGLHTAQNQRLVYFPMIKSGDWEMLQPQLKFYLRILHNAELRSSVYWNHAGACFTEQMENYGLPDFAEYGQKRPPYFDKGIEYNAWLEYEWDTVLEFCLMMLEEERYTGKDIHEAIPFIESCLRFFDEHYQYLARQRGSKSLDGQGKLILFPGSGAETFKMAYNSTSTIAALRTVTSRLLELPAAYLDTAQRRHWTEFANRIPGINYTDQYGVTTIAPARTWERINNVESPQLYPVYPWGIYGVGKPGLDTALNTWAQDTNVIRFRSYAGWKQDNIWAARLGLRKAAWELTEQKLASGPRRFPAFWGPGFDWVPDHNWGGSGMIGLQEMLLQTDGRRILLFAGWPADIDVRFKLHAPYNTTVSATLKNGQLENLVVEPKERAKDVEVMLQ; this comes from the coding sequence ATGAAGCTATTTACCTTAAAATATTGGCTGCTGCTGGTTTTGTGCGGCTTATGTAATGCTGCATCGGCGCAGTGGCGCCAGGATTATGATATTACCTGGAATACGCCCAGTGAAAATGCAGCTGCATCTATGCCTTGTGGTGGCGGCGATATCGGCATGAACATCTGGGTGGAAAAAAACGACCTGATGGTCTATGTGGCCAGGAGTGGCAGTTTCGATGAAAATAACGGTATGCTGAAAAGTGGCCGGCTAAGGATAAGGCTCAGTCCCAATCCTTTTGCCGGCAAGGTGTTTCAACAACAGCTTCACCTCCGGGAAGGTTATGTTACCGTTACTGGTATTAGCAATGGTGTTCGTGCATCCGTGAAGATATGGGCAGATGTAATGCAGCCGGTGGCACATTTTGAAGTGAATACAGATAAGCCGGTAGCCGTTACAGCGGCCTATGAAAGCTGGCGTTACCAGGACCGCATCGTGGCCCCAAGGGAAAACTTTGGTAACTCCTGGAAATGGGCGGCACCGAAAAATAATATTATCCGTAAAGACAGTATATCGTTTACAACAAATGGTGTGCGTTTTTGTCATCACAATACTGCCACCACCATCTTTGACGCCACTGTGGCCCAGCAGGGTATGGATGCTGTGAAAGACAGTTTGTATAACCCGCTGGCCTACCTGGCCGCTGGTGGTTGTTTCTATGGAAAAAACTTTGTGCCTTCCGGTACTTACGATGGCGTTTATGCCAATACAGATTTCAGGGGCTGGAAACTAAGTTCCCGCAAACCTGCTACCAGTCATCAGCTCACGCTGGCACTGGCAACACTGCAAACAAAAGATATCCGCCGGTGGGAGCAGCAGTTAGCCGCATTGATAGTAAAGGCAGATGATAAAGATATCATTGCCCGGAATATGGCTTGGTGGCGCGCATTCAGGAGCAACAGCTATATAGAAACCCTGCAGGCCAATACTTTTGAAATAGGAAGAAACTATCAGCTATTCAGGTATATGCTGGCATGTAATGCTAACGGTGAATGGCCTACGAAATTCAATGGCGGCCTCTTCACCGTAGATCCTGTGTATACTGATACGGCGATGAAGCTGACCCCTGATTACCGCAACTGGGGCGGCGGATTGCATACCGCGCAAAACCAGCGCCTCGTATACTTTCCTATGATAAAATCAGGTGATTGGGAAATGTTGCAGCCACAACTGAAATTCTATCTACGCATATTGCATAATGCAGAGTTGCGTTCAAGCGTATACTGGAACCATGCAGGGGCCTGCTTTACAGAGCAGATGGAGAACTACGGTTTGCCTGATTTTGCAGAATATGGGCAGAAGCGCCCGCCTTATTTTGATAAAGGAATAGAATATAATGCATGGCTGGAATATGAGTGGGATACGGTTTTGGAGTTTTGCCTGATGATGTTGGAAGAAGAGCGGTATACCGGTAAAGATATCCATGAGGCCATTCCTTTTATTGAAAGTTGTCTGCGTTTTTTTGATGAGCATTATCAGTACCTCGCCAGGCAACGTGGCAGTAAGTCCCTCGACGGGCAAGGTAAGCTGATTCTCTTCCCGGGCTCCGGTGCGGAAACGTTTAAGATGGCGTATAATTCCACATCTACCATAGCGGCATTGCGCACGGTCACTTCCCGGCTGCTGGAATTGCCGGCAGCCTACCTGGATACTGCACAAAGACGTCACTGGACGGAGTTTGCGAACCGTATTCCTGGTATAAACTATACCGATCAGTATGGCGTCACCACCATTGCACCAGCCCGTACATGGGAAAGGATTAATAACGTTGAGTCGCCACAGTTATACCCCGTATATCCGTGGGGGATATATGGTGTGGGCAAACCCGGACTGGATACGGCATTGAACACCTGGGCGCAAGACACCAACGTTATTCGTTTCCGCAGTTATGCAGGATGGAAGCAGGATAATATCTGGGCGGCACGGCTTGGCCTCCGTAAAGCTGCCTGGGAGCTAACGGAGCAGAAGCTGGCCTCCGGGCCAAGGCGCTTTCCGGCCTTCTGGGGGCCTGGTTTCGATTGGGTGCCTGACCACAACTGGGGTGGCAGTGGCATGATTGGTTTGCAGGAAATGTTGCTGCAAACAGATGGCAGGCGTATTTTGCTATTCGCCGGGTGGCCGGCAGATATAGATGTGAGATTTAAGCTGCACGCTCCTTACAATACCACGGTATCGGCTACACTAAAAAATGGTCAGCTCGAAAACCTGGTGGTAGAACCGAAGGAACGTGCAAAAGATGTGGAGGTTATGTTGCAGTAA
- a CDS encoding AraC family transcriptional regulator: MQPNSSQQAEKESGNKKGSHKNIWYGTGRHRIEIPKTVLKSRVLSNDLIKSLHIRSTGYYPKAKDHYTYRRKGLPENFLFYCVDGHGWYQVKGKRYEVGPNECFILPPNTEHAYGSSEDNPWSIYWVHFGGEALNEFNNMQAVQKLFEPNYIKNNGDILPLFNKIYQSLELGYSLDNLVYANMGLVQFINLFIYNTRHYEATLTDKSDCIDNAILYMQQRINDKISLTDLGKQYNYSVSRFSNLFKQKTGYAPIDYFVQLKMQKACQQLDFTDRSIKNIAMSMGFNDPYYFSRRFRAVIGMSPKKYRQLNNEQHKSPA, translated from the coding sequence ATGCAACCAAACAGCAGCCAGCAGGCAGAGAAAGAGAGCGGGAACAAAAAAGGCTCGCACAAAAATATCTGGTATGGTACCGGCCGCCACCGGATAGAAATTCCTAAAACCGTACTGAAATCCAGGGTACTGAGCAACGACCTTATTAAATCCCTGCATATACGCTCTACAGGCTATTATCCAAAGGCCAAAGACCATTATACCTACCGCAGGAAAGGATTGCCGGAAAACTTCCTCTTCTACTGCGTAGATGGACATGGTTGGTACCAGGTAAAAGGGAAACGCTATGAAGTAGGTCCCAACGAGTGTTTTATCCTGCCACCCAATACAGAACACGCCTACGGCAGCAGTGAAGATAATCCCTGGAGTATATATTGGGTTCACTTCGGCGGTGAAGCGCTCAACGAATTCAATAACATGCAGGCCGTCCAGAAACTATTCGAGCCAAATTATATCAAAAACAACGGGGACATCCTCCCACTGTTCAATAAAATATATCAATCGCTGGAACTGGGTTATAGTCTGGACAACCTCGTATATGCCAACATGGGCCTGGTGCAGTTCATTAATCTTTTCATTTATAATACCCGTCATTACGAGGCCACGCTCACAGACAAATCCGATTGTATAGACAATGCCATCCTCTATATGCAGCAGCGCATCAACGACAAGATCTCGCTGACGGATCTGGGCAAACAATATAATTATTCGGTATCCCGGTTTTCTAATTTGTTTAAGCAGAAAACAGGCTACGCTCCTATCGATTATTTTGTGCAACTGAAGATGCAAAAGGCTTGTCAGCAGCTGGATTTCACGGACCGTTCCATTAAAAACATTGCGATGAGCATGGGATTTAATGATCCCTACTATTTCTCCCGCCGCTTCAGGGCGGTAATCGGGATGTCGCCGAAGAAGTACCGCCAGCTGAATAATGAGCAGCATAAGTCGCCCGCGTGA
- a CDS encoding RNA polymerase sigma-70 factor produces MPAVPQYDESAILEKVAKGDEAAFTLLFDHNWNTVYGVAFALTKSADMAEEMTQEVFVKLWLNREKLAAVDNLKGYLFMVARNQIYNAFRRKIKSVSFTDHLMEYIQAVVPATESTDAKLLSNELEQLVAKAVEQLSPQQHTIYCLSRYQGMSQEEIANTLHISVHTVKSHMNKALHTIRDYLKNHAVIEMALISYFLTNAIR; encoded by the coding sequence GTGCCAGCAGTTCCACAATACGACGAATCGGCCATATTAGAAAAGGTGGCTAAAGGCGATGAGGCAGCCTTTACATTACTTTTTGACCATAACTGGAACACAGTTTACGGGGTAGCGTTTGCGCTGACCAAATCGGCAGATATGGCGGAAGAGATGACCCAGGAAGTTTTTGTGAAACTCTGGCTGAACAGGGAAAAGCTGGCAGCAGTAGATAACCTCAAAGGCTACCTCTTTATGGTGGCACGTAATCAGATATATAACGCTTTCCGCAGGAAAATAAAATCCGTCTCTTTTACGGACCATTTAATGGAATATATACAGGCGGTGGTACCGGCCACAGAAAGCACGGATGCAAAGCTGCTTTCCAATGAACTGGAGCAACTGGTAGCTAAGGCCGTAGAACAGCTTTCTCCCCAGCAGCATACTATTTATTGTCTTAGCAGGTACCAGGGAATGAGCCAGGAGGAGATTGCCAACACCCTCCATATTTCTGTGCATACCGTGAAAAGCCATATGAACAAAGCGCTGCATACTATCCGGGATTACCTGAAAAACCACGCTGTTATTGAAATGGCACTCATTTCTTACTTCCTCACCAATGCCATTCGCTGA
- a CDS encoding FecR family protein, with the protein MDHSNFNHLFQRYLNDTISVEELQQLIVYLRSEAHDEQLLLSIEAALESRAYAGVAAPDRRDRILQQVRQQAGLATVGVSGENMATLRSVRRWSMVWKAAIAATFLVLAGAGVYQYLRPVKNSHELAQNASGKKEVLPGNNKAVLTLGDGSHITLDDAAKGTVATQGGAAVLKLGAELAYNSTKNNAAPVVYNTVTTPRGGQFQVMLPDGTKVWLNAASSIHFPTAFSGRERLVELTGEAYFEVAASETQPFKVMAGGTEVKVLGTSFNVNAYTDESSVNTTLLQGKVMVGYHGKNVVINPGQQARVTDGIEVIAHADIATLMAWKNGRFSYNNENLQGIMRQISRWYDVEVVFENNITDTYSMEMSRNVPLSKLLHFLELSGGAHFVINDKKIIVKK; encoded by the coding sequence ATGGACCATTCAAATTTCAATCACCTTTTCCAGCGGTATCTCAATGATACTATTTCTGTGGAAGAATTACAGCAGCTGATCGTTTATCTGCGCAGTGAAGCGCATGATGAGCAGCTATTGCTGTCGATCGAAGCGGCACTGGAAAGCCGTGCGTATGCCGGAGTAGCGGCTCCGGACAGGCGGGACAGGATATTGCAGCAGGTGCGGCAACAGGCAGGACTGGCCACAGTGGGTGTTTCCGGTGAGAATATGGCAACACTGCGGTCGGTACGCAGATGGAGTATGGTCTGGAAAGCTGCCATCGCGGCCACTTTCCTGGTACTCGCCGGCGCAGGGGTATATCAATATCTCCGGCCGGTAAAAAACAGCCATGAACTGGCGCAAAATGCCAGTGGTAAAAAAGAGGTGCTTCCTGGTAATAATAAAGCCGTGCTTACTTTGGGTGACGGCAGTCACATAACGTTGGATGATGCTGCCAAAGGCACCGTGGCTACGCAGGGAGGCGCTGCAGTCCTGAAGCTCGGCGCCGAACTGGCCTATAATTCCACTAAAAACAATGCAGCCCCTGTCGTATATAATACGGTGACCACCCCCCGTGGTGGCCAGTTCCAGGTGATGCTCCCCGACGGTACCAAAGTATGGCTCAATGCCGCTTCTTCGATACATTTTCCCACTGCTTTTTCCGGCAGGGAGCGGCTCGTGGAGCTGACCGGTGAGGCTTATTTTGAAGTAGCTGCCAGCGAGACCCAGCCCTTTAAAGTAATGGCAGGAGGTACAGAAGTGAAAGTGCTCGGCACCAGCTTTAACGTCAACGCATATACGGATGAGAGCAGCGTCAACACGACGCTACTGCAAGGTAAGGTGATGGTAGGATACCACGGAAAAAATGTGGTGATTAATCCGGGGCAGCAGGCACGTGTTACCGATGGTATTGAGGTGATCGCCCATGCAGATATTGCCACGCTCATGGCCTGGAAAAATGGCCGCTTCTCCTATAACAATGAAAACCTGCAGGGGATTATGCGCCAGATAAGCCGATGGTATGATGTGGAAGTAGTATTTGAAAATAATATAACAGATACCTATAGTATGGAAATGTCCAGGAATGTTCCCTTATCTAAATTGTTACATTTCCTGGAACTCAGCGGCGGCGCTCATTTTGTGATCAATGATAAAAAAATAATCGTGAAAAAGTAA